The following proteins are encoded in a genomic region of bacterium:
- a CDS encoding TetR/AcrR family transcriptional regulator — protein MPRPATGRKKEAILDAAVVEIASHGYHGTTVAMIARRAGVADGTIYLYFRNKEEILVSLFDRAMDRFVEQGARELADLTEPAARLGRIIELHLELVGSDRDLAIITQVELRHSLHFLDQLSRAKVGAYLQAIAAIIAEGQAAGLWRTDLEATLMAKAVFGVLDEMATDWVLSRRNTRLQARAEAVAAFVTGALRPLP, from the coding sequence ATGCCCCGCCCGGCCACCGGTCGCAAGAAGGAAGCCATCCTCGACGCGGCTGTCGTCGAGATCGCCAGCCACGGCTACCACGGCACCACGGTGGCGATGATCGCCCGGCGCGCTGGCGTGGCCGACGGCACCATCTACCTCTATTTCCGGAACAAGGAAGAGATCCTCGTCTCCCTGTTCGACCGTGCGATGGACCGCTTCGTCGAGCAGGGCGCGCGCGAACTGGCCGACCTGACCGAACCGGCGGCCCGCCTCGGGCGCATCATTGAACTGCACCTCGAACTGGTCGGCTCGGACCGCGACCTGGCGATCATCACGCAGGTCGAGCTGCGGCACAGCCTCCACTTCCTGGACCAGCTCTCGCGCGCGAAGGTGGGGGCCTACCTGCAGGCCATTGCCGCGATCATTGCCGAAGGGCAGGCGGCCGGCCTGTGGCGCACCGACCTCGAGGCGACGCTGATGGCCAAGGCCGTCTTCGGCGTTCTCGACGAGATGGCCACCGACTGGGTGCTGTCGCGCCGCAACACCCGGCTGCAGGCGAGGGCCGAAGCCGTGGCTGCCTTCGTCACCGGCGCCCTGCGTCCGCTCCCCTGA